The following coding sequences lie in one Arachis ipaensis cultivar K30076 chromosome B03, Araip1.1, whole genome shotgun sequence genomic window:
- the LOC107629606 gene encoding proline-rich protein 4, with protein MQIFTWHQGALVCFLLSVLFLGLGFCHGDQSTLEVVGIGECTDCKENNINIEQAFSGLKVSIDCKVSNGDFKRRGEGEFDKNGNFKVTIPEDIVKDGEVKEECYAQLHSAKAAPCPAHDDDGLHHSKIVLTKSKLSTVGKLKFSSVTCPSKFFWPLFKHPLFNHPLFKHHPLFKHPHLPKLPHIPIPHKKFPPVPHFPIPHKKFPPLPPKPKIFHKHPHPFFPPIYKKPLPPPVPIEKPPLPPPVPIEKPPLPPPVPIVKPLPPPVPIVKPLPPPVPVVKKPCPPPKVEKPKPPPSPPAPIVIPPKKPCPPKTKPPPSPKPSPPKTKPPPSPKPSPPKTKPPPSPKPSPPKTKPPPSPSPSPPYVKPLPPPVPKPSCPPLPPKILPPLPPKILPPPVPIYKPPPVVIGKPPCPPFVKPLPPLPKLPPWKPLPPLPKLPPWKPLPPLPKLPPFKKPPCPPLPKLPPKSFFHHHPKFGKWPPLPPFSPSNP; from the exons ATGCAGATTTTCACTTGGCATCAAGGAGCACTTGTGTGCTTCTTGTTGTCAGTGCTTTTTTTGGGTCTTGGATTTTGCCATGGAGACCAAAGTACATTGGAGGTAGTTGGAATTGGAGAATGCACAGATTGCAAGGAGAATAATATTAACATAGAACAAGCATTTTCTG GATTAAAGGTGAGTATAGATTGCAAAGTATCAAATGGAGACTTCAAAAGAAGAGGTGAAGGTGAGTTTGACAAGAATGGGAACTTCAAAGTAACAATTCCAGAGGACATAGTAAAAGATGGTGAAGTCAAAGAAGAGTGCTATGCTCAATTGCATAGTGCAAAAGCTGCACCATGCCCTGCAcatgatgatgatggccttcACCACTCTAAAATAGTTCTCACCAAATCAAAACTTAGCACTGTTGGAAAACTGAAGTTTTCATCAGTTACATGCCCTTCAAAATTCTTCTGGCCTTTGTTCAAACACCCTCTCTTTAACCACCCTCTATTCAAACACCACCCTCTTTTCAAACACCCTCACTTGCCTAAGCTTCCACATATTCCAATTCCTCACAAGAAATTTCCACCAGTTCCACATTTTCCAATTCCTCATAAGAAATTTCCACCATTACCACCAAAACCAAAGATTTTCCATAAACACCCTCACCCTTTCTTTCCACCTATCTATAAAAAACCTCTTCCACCACCAGTTCCAATTGAGAAACCACCTCTTCCTCCACCAGTTCCAATTGAGAAACCACCACTTCCTCCACCAGTTCCAATTGTGAAGCCTCTTCCACCACCAGTTCCAATTGTGAAGCCTCTTCCTCCACCTGTGCCAGTTGTCAAGAAGCCATGTCCACCACCAAAGGTCGAGAAGCCGAAGCCGCCTCCATCGCCACCGGCACCAATAGTTATACCTCCCAAGAAGCCATGTCCACCAAAGACAAAGCCTCCACCATCACCAAAACCATCTCCACCAAAGACAAAGCCTCCACCATCACCAAAACCATCTCCACCAAAGACCAAGCCTCCACCATCACCAAAACCATCTCCACCAAAGACTAAGCctccaccatcaccatcaccatcaccaccaTATGTTAAACCTCTTCCTCCACCTGTTCCAAAGCCATCATGTCCTCCTCTTCCTCCCAAGATTCTTCCACCTCTTCCCCCCAAGATTCTTCCACCTCCTGTTCCAATTTACAAGCCACCACCAGTAGTTATTGGTAAACCACCATGTCCACCATTTGTGAAACCTCTTCCTCCACTACCAAAGCTTCCACCATGGAAGCCTCTTCCTCCACTACCAAAGCTTCCACCATGgaagcctcttcctcctcttccaaaGTTGCCACCTTTCAAGAAGCCTCCATGTCCACCCCTTCCTAAGCTCCCTCCAAAGTCCTTCTTCCACCATCACCCCAAGTTTGGAAAATGGCCTCCACTCCCACCTTTCTCTCCTTCTAATCCATAG